The Triticum aestivum cultivar Chinese Spring chromosome 7B, IWGSC CS RefSeq v2.1, whole genome shotgun sequence genome window below encodes:
- the LOC123159532 gene encoding uncharacterized protein: protein MATDGDIDMADLASLDAPASSAAAAAPSVRFQPNVKGKPKPKPKPKPKAKPAPKPKDKPEPEPEPKPEEGDPYAVAAATLPEGGVDAMETDTDRVGAGEGADDMDVEDEDFVVREIDVYFTPKPFDKDSKLYIMQYPLRPCWRPYELGEVCKEVRVKPGSSKVEVDLEVDTQSDNYDPEVSASLRLTTQTLSSSEAADVSDYAVGVLRGNMVHLNHLDAVMQLRPSMPHLISGASRTRQPLQQVETNGGGAGRQAVPSVKGSQHPDGSKVSPEEPEPWISLTYEPAGSDVASKYYAEMVASEGRPIDFTMSTHDYALSLCPGGPTGSKNINRSQAIREMLPLPLEERLKKWFTEVSQVSRFVALMHLAPDCSEEDLLETLPVYADLVRGLWVCRSSLLYDDGLASKRDQIMLEFTKMESIPVKYVERLIRDERTRNMILNPLGKRREKLQDYKFIVAADSSFIKRYSHIVKEQENAWSVRAATMPDPLEKCSATEQRKTKNSTKSNIPVKGPDPVMGKTKDGLVQGSENHVRSVLDSVFTANKVRSFPAVVRDLRHLAVKYASDRKDGARFQALSNAAQTCVSLSRKELDASIRLVAVPVHDLYVQKSEEKASVRNCLIKLFRDRVPNGTLKKQEILDCALSILKRKISEKEYHQAVTEICISNEDGHLVLKNGEMP, encoded by the coding sequence ATGGCGACGGACGGCGACATCGACATGGCCGACCTCGCCTCCCTCGACGCCCCGgcctcttccgccgccgccgctgccccctcCGTCCGCTTCCAACCCAACGTCAAGGGCAAGCCCAAGCCCAAGCCGAAGCCGAAGCCGAAGGCCAAGCCGGCGCCCAAGCCCAAGGACaaaccggagccggagccggagccaaaACCGGAGGAGGGTGACCCCTACGCCGTGGCGGCGGCCACGCTGCCGGAGGGCGGCGTGGATGCGATGGAGACCGACACGGACAGGGTGGGCGCCGGCGAGGGCGCGGATGACATGGATGTCGAGGACGAGGACTTTGTGGTGCGGGAGATCGACGTCTACTTCACGCCCAAGCCCTTCGACAAGGACAGCAAGCTGTACATCATGCAGTATCCGCTGAGGCCATGCTGGCGTCCGTACGAGCTCGGTGAGGTGTGCAAGGAGGTGCGCGTGAAGCCAGGGAGCTCAAAGGTTGAGGTGGACTTGGAGGTCGATACGCAGAGCGACAATTACGACCCGGAGGTTTCTGCGTCTCTGAGGCTGACGACGCAGACGCTGTCATCATCGGAGGCGGCCGATGTGTCTGACTATGCCGTTGGAGTTCTCCGAGGCAACATGGTTCATCTGAATCATCTTGATGCGGTGATGCAGCTGCGGCCGTCAATGCCGCATCTGATTTCTGGTGCTTCGCGTACTAGGCAGCCTTTGCAACAGGTGGAAACAAATGGTGGTGGTGCTGGTCGCCAGGCTGTTCCATCGGTTAAGGGAAGTCAGCACCCAGATGGTTCCAAGGTCTCCCCTGAAGAACCTGAGCCATGGATTTCTCTCACTTACGAACCAGCTGGGAGTGATGTTGCAAGCAAGTACTATGCTGAGATGGTAGCGAGCGAGGGCAGGCCTATAGATTTCACAATGAGCACACATGATTATGCATTGTCATTGTGTCCTGGAGGGCCGACAGGCAGCAAGAATATTAACAGAAGCCAGGCGATCCGGGAGATGCTTCCACTTCCACTGGAAGAGCGCCTGAAGAAATGGTTTACTGAGGTGTCACAAGTGAGTCGATTTGTTGCTCTAATGCATCTTGCTCCAGACTGTTCGGAGGAAGACCTTCTGGAAACTCTTCCGGTGTATGCTGATTTGGTGCGTGGTTTATGGGTCTGCAGAAGTTCTTTGTTGTATGATGATGGACTCGCTTCCAAAAGGGATCAAATTATGCTCGAGTTTACAAAAATGGAATCCATACCTGTGAAGTATGTGGAGAGACTGATCAGAGATGAGCGAACAAGGAACATGATATTGAATCCGCTGGGTAAAAGAAGGGAGAAGCTTCAAGACTACAAGTTTATAGTAGCAGCAGATTCATCCTTCATAAAACGTTACTCCCATATAGTCAAGGAGCAAGAAAATGCTTGGTCGGTCCGTGCTGCAACCATGCCTGATCCCCTAGAGAAATGCAGTGCTACTGAACAAAGGAAAACCAAGAACTCAACCAAATCTAACATTCCTGTGAAAGGGCCTGATCCAGTAATGGGTAAGACCAAGGATGGCCTCGTTCAAGGAAGTGAAAACCATGTGCGCTCTGTCTTGGATAGTGTCTTCACTGCCAATAAAGTTCGCAGCTTTCCGGCCGTTGTTAGAGACTTGAGGCACTTGGCAGTAAAATATGCCTCTGACAGGAAAGATGGAGCAAGATTCCAAGCTCTGTCAAACGCTGCACAAACTTGTGTTTCACTTTCTCGTAAAGAGCTTGATGCTTCAATACGTCTTGTTGCTGTTCCTGTCCATGATTTATATGTTCAAAAGTCCGAGGAGAAGGCTAGTGTGCGAAATTGTCTCATTAAGCTCTTCCGTGATAGAGTTCCCAATGGAACATTAAAGAAGCAGGAAATCCTTGATTGTGCTCTGAGTATCTTAAAGAGAAAAATTAGTGAGAAAGAGTACCATCAGGCTGTGACTGAGATCTGCATCTCAAATGAAGATGGACACTTGGTACTGAAGAATGGTGAAATGCCTTGA